From a single Candoia aspera isolate rCanAsp1 chromosome 2, rCanAsp1.hap2, whole genome shotgun sequence genomic region:
- the GPD1 gene encoding glycerol-3-phosphate dehydrogenase [NAD(+)], cytoplasmic isoform X1, translated as MGGKKVCIVGSGNWGSAIAKIVGSNAARLDTFDTTVNMWVFEEEIAGQKLTEIINTQHENVKYLPGHKLPPNVVAVPDVLKASADADILIFVVPHQFIGKLCEQMKGHTKKEAIGISLIKGVDEGPDGLKLISDIIRELLGIEMSVLMGANIANEVAEEKFCETTIGCRNLEHGQVLKELMQTPNFRITVVQEADTVELCGALKNVVAVGAGFCDGLGFGDNTKAAVIRLGLMEMIAFAKLFCKGPVTSSTFLESCGIADLITTCYGGRNRKVAEAFAKTGKSIEQLENEMLNGQKLQGPQTSAELHHILKHRNLVDKFPLFTAVYEVCYKNKPVSEFITCLQDHPEHL; from the exons ATGGGCGGAAAGAAAGTTTGCATCGTGGGCTCCGGCAACTG GGGTTCAGCTATTGCCAAGATTGTGGGAAGTAATGCAGCCAGACTGGATACGTTTGATACCACTGTGAACATGTGGGTGTTTGAAGAGGAGATTGCTGGCCAGAAGCTCACCGAGATCATCAATACGCAGCATGAGAACGTCAAGTATTTGCCCGGCCATAAACTTCCACCCAATGTG GTGGCAGTGCCCGATGTGTTAAAAGCTTCCGCTGATGCAGACATCCTCATTTTTGTGGTGCCCCACCAATTCATTGGGAAGCTCTGTGAGCAGATGAAGGGACATACCAAGAAAGAAGCAATAGGCATCTCGCTCATCAAG GGTGTGGACGAAGGTCCTGATGGGCTGAAGCTGATCTCAGACATCATCCGTGAGCTGCTAGGCATTGAAATGAGTGTGCTGATGGGAGCCAACATTGCCAATGAGGTGGCAGAGGAGAAGTTCTGTGAGACCACCATTG GCTGCAGGAACCTAGAGCATGGACAGGTTCTGAAGGAACTGATGCAGACACCCAACTTCCGAATCACAGTGGTGCAGGAAGCAGACACAGTAGAGCTCTGTGGTGCCCTCAAG AATGTGGTGGCTGTTGGAGCTGGGTTCTGTGATGGGTTGGGCTTTGGAGACAACACCAAGGCAGCTGTCATCCGTCTGGGCCTGATGGAGATGATTGCCTTTGCCAAGCTCTTTTGCAAGGGCCCCGTCACTTCTTCCACCTTCCTAGAAAGCTGTGGGATTGCTGACCTGATTACCACCTGCTATGGAGGCCGTAACCGTAAAGTAGCTGAGGCTTTTGCCAAGACTGGCAAG TCTATCGAGCAACTGGAGAATGAGATGCTCAATGGGCAGAAACTACAGGGTCCTCAGACATCAGCAGAGCTGCATCACATTCTGAAGCACAGGAATCTGGTAGACAA ATTCCCACTCTTCACCGCTGTCTATGAGGTCTGCTATAAAAACAAACCTGTTTCTGAGTTTATTACGTGTCTTCAGGACCACCCTGAACACTTGTGA
- the LOC134490525 gene encoding cytochrome c oxidase assembly protein COX14 has protein sequence MVSAKQLADFGYKTFSGSMMLLTLYGGYLLSVGVYQAFQRNKQLKEQETNGVDTKH, from the coding sequence ATGGTTTCTGCAAAGcagctggctgactttggctACAAGACATTTTCAGGCTCCATGATGCTCCTTACTCTATATGGTGGCTACCTCCTTAGTGTTGGTGTGTATCAGGCATTTCAGAGAAATAAGCAACTGAAGGAGCAAGAGACAAATGGTGTTGATACCAAGCACTGA
- the GPD1 gene encoding glycerol-3-phosphate dehydrogenase [NAD(+)], cytoplasmic isoform X2 codes for MWVFEEEIAGQKLTEIINTQHENVKYLPGHKLPPNVVAVPDVLKASADADILIFVVPHQFIGKLCEQMKGHTKKEAIGISLIKGVDEGPDGLKLISDIIRELLGIEMSVLMGANIANEVAEEKFCETTIGCRNLEHGQVLKELMQTPNFRITVVQEADTVELCGALKNVVAVGAGFCDGLGFGDNTKAAVIRLGLMEMIAFAKLFCKGPVTSSTFLESCGIADLITTCYGGRNRKVAEAFAKTGKSIEQLENEMLNGQKLQGPQTSAELHHILKHRNLVDKFPLFTAVYEVCYKNKPVSEFITCLQDHPEHL; via the exons ATGTGGGTGTTTGAAGAGGAGATTGCTGGCCAGAAGCTCACCGAGATCATCAATACGCAGCATGAGAACGTCAAGTATTTGCCCGGCCATAAACTTCCACCCAATGTG GTGGCAGTGCCCGATGTGTTAAAAGCTTCCGCTGATGCAGACATCCTCATTTTTGTGGTGCCCCACCAATTCATTGGGAAGCTCTGTGAGCAGATGAAGGGACATACCAAGAAAGAAGCAATAGGCATCTCGCTCATCAAG GGTGTGGACGAAGGTCCTGATGGGCTGAAGCTGATCTCAGACATCATCCGTGAGCTGCTAGGCATTGAAATGAGTGTGCTGATGGGAGCCAACATTGCCAATGAGGTGGCAGAGGAGAAGTTCTGTGAGACCACCATTG GCTGCAGGAACCTAGAGCATGGACAGGTTCTGAAGGAACTGATGCAGACACCCAACTTCCGAATCACAGTGGTGCAGGAAGCAGACACAGTAGAGCTCTGTGGTGCCCTCAAG AATGTGGTGGCTGTTGGAGCTGGGTTCTGTGATGGGTTGGGCTTTGGAGACAACACCAAGGCAGCTGTCATCCGTCTGGGCCTGATGGAGATGATTGCCTTTGCCAAGCTCTTTTGCAAGGGCCCCGTCACTTCTTCCACCTTCCTAGAAAGCTGTGGGATTGCTGACCTGATTACCACCTGCTATGGAGGCCGTAACCGTAAAGTAGCTGAGGCTTTTGCCAAGACTGGCAAG TCTATCGAGCAACTGGAGAATGAGATGCTCAATGGGCAGAAACTACAGGGTCCTCAGACATCAGCAGAGCTGCATCACATTCTGAAGCACAGGAATCTGGTAGACAA ATTCCCACTCTTCACCGCTGTCTATGAGGTCTGCTATAAAAACAAACCTGTTTCTGAGTTTATTACGTGTCTTCAGGACCACCCTGAACACTTGTGA